From a single Metopolophium dirhodum isolate CAU chromosome 6, ASM1992520v1, whole genome shotgun sequence genomic region:
- the LOC132946397 gene encoding uncharacterized protein LOC132946397, with translation MMFNKFAVFALLALTVLVVQTIGHPTEEVASGIEETASTVKHGIRGWLKNVHAKIAKHEENCTHGGVIRWVKSKLGLTKKSTTETPTTTTTTTTTTPEETDYSSGYVPITSVVNQGEPAEEGYAAASPDDDVTMILDDSSVTETENDSGNESADAVPTYPSVADNVVDPADPEIDVRGQF, from the exons atgaTGTTCAACAAATTCGCC GTGTTTGCCTTGTTGGCCTTAACCGTGTTGGTCGTGCAGACCATCGGACATCCGACCGAAGAGGTGGCGTCCGGGATAGAGGAAACCGCGTCGACGGTGAAACACGGTATCCGCGGTTGGCTAAAGAACGTCCATGCGAAAATCGCGAAACATGAAGAAAATTGTACTCACGGCGGTGTCATACGTTGGGTGAAGAGCAAACTGGGGTTGACGAAAAAATCCACTACCGAgacgccgacgacgacgaccaccaccaccaccaccacccccGAGGAAACCGATTATTCCAGTGGTTACGTACCGATAACCTCGGTCGTAAACCAAGGAGAACCTGCAGAGGAAGGCTACGCCGCCGCCAGCCCCGATGACGACGTCACGATGATATTGGACGACTCCTCTGTGACGGAAACCGAGAACGATAGCGGCAACGAGTCTGCAGATGCAGTGCCGACTTATCCATCGGTGGCCGATAATGTCGTCGATCCAGCGGATCCCGAAATCGACGTCCGCGGGCAAttctaa